TAACTCTGTtatctgtcaactctgttatcctcaactctgttatcctcaactctgttatcgtcaactctgttatcgtcaactctgttatcgtcaactctgttatcctcaactctgttatccgtcaactctgttatcttcaactctgttatcttcaactctgttatctgtcaactctgttatccgtcaactctgttatcgtcaactctgttatcttcaactctgttatcgtcaactctgttatccgtcaactctgttatcgtcaactctgttatccgtcaactctgttatccgtcaactctgttatcctcaactctgttatctttaaCTCTGTTATCTTTAACTCTGTtatctgtcaactctgttatcctcaactctgttatcgtcaactccgttatcgtcaactctgttatcgtcaactctgttatccgtcaactctgttatcctcaactctgttatcctcaactctgttatcgtcaactctgttatcttcaactctgttatcctcaactctgttatcctcaactctgttatcttcaactctgttatccgtcaactctgttatcgtcaactctgttatcgtcaactctgttatcctcaactccgttatcgtcaactccgttatcgtcaactccgttatcctcaactccgttatcctcaactccgttatccgtcaactccgttatcctcaactctgttatcgtcaactctgttatcgtcaactctgttatcgtcaactctgttatcgtcaactccgttatcctcaactccgttatcctcaactccgttatccgtcaactccgttatcctcaactctgttatcgtcaactctgttatcctcaactctgttatcgtcaactctgttatccgtcaactctgttatcgtcaactctgttatcctcaactctgttatcctcaactctgttatcgtcaactctgttatcgtcaactctgttatcgtcaactctgttatcgtcaactctgttatcgtcaactctgttatctgtAATTTCTGCTTCCCTCTACAGGCTCCTGCATTATTGCGTACTGGCGCTACGGGACGTGGCTGGGTGCCATCAGCTGCCCCATCTGTAGACAGATGGTAAAAcaccacaaaacacacacacacacacacacacagtcagaacaCTGCagcatcatcatcaccaccattgtgtgtgtgtgtttgtgtgtgtgttggtcaggTGACGCTGCTCTTCCCGCTCTTCCAGGACTCTGAGCAGAGCGCGGCGGCGGCAGCGGACGCACAGGTTGAGCCCACACTGATCCTCACCGACATCAGTGACTACAACCGTAGATTCTCTGGACAGCCACGCTCCGTCAGTAtctcacacacacagctctgtttATTAGCGTCCAGATCAGACTAACTGAACAGGAGTGATGAAGTGAAacagtagctgtgtttatgtccAGAGATAAATACACAAACTGTTATATGACATGAAACAGTCAataatgtacttttatttctgtgtgtgtgtgtgtgtgtgtgtgtgtgtgtgctgcagctGCTGGACCGGTTGCGGGACGTCCCCACACTGCTCCGGCATGCGTTCAGAGAGATGTTCTCGGTGGGTGGTCTGTTCTGGATGTTCCGTGTGCGCatcctgctgtgtgtgtgcggcGCGCTGGCGTACCTGGCGTCCCCGCTGGACTTCCTGCCCGAGGGTGCGCTGGGGCTGCTGGGGTTCCTGGACGACTTCTTCGTCATCCTGCTGCTCTTCATATACATCTCCATCATGTACCGCGAGGTGGTCACGCAGCGGCTGGCCggatgagtgagtgtgtgtttgagtgagttagtgtatgagagtgtgtgtgtgtctgtgtgtgcgcgagtgaattagtttatgtgtgagtgtgtgtgcgtgattgTGTGTCTGACTCGAGAGGAGGAGCTCAGTGTCCAGCATGAGGACTTCTACAGAACTTCTACACTACTGgactaatgagtgtgtgtgtgcacagacaTATTTAAgcatgtacacacatatacacatacttaTAAAAGCACACACTACATTCACAAACActcactcatatatatatatatatatatatatatataagcatatacacacagacacacaccattCTTCTGTGGACgcctactcaaacacacacacacacacacacacacactcctgatgTCTGCAGTACAGTCAGCTTCTGTAAAACAGCATTAAACTGAAGAGTTCCTGAAGTGTGACGAGTGTTTTTACACAGAGTTTTTACAGCAGCAGGTTAAACTCTCTGACAGCTTTACGGCGATCATTAAACACATTAAACATAACTACAGGCCACAGCTGAACACTGACGATGATCTCTGAGTGTCCAGAATTAAAGCAACAATAgtcttgtgctgaaaacattgtgtccagcGCTCTCTTTAGCTGAGCTTCATATTAAACTCACTCATAAATAACTGTAGTGATCTGGATTTTAGACTGCTGCTCTTGTTTGTGTTGTCAGTCTGCTAGTGTTTATATCGGCCTGCTGTTGTGTGCGCAACAtctttataaccacctcagaggaatgTGGGGGGAGCGATTGActggcagtgttgttttagggGTCGAGGGGTCATtggcagtgttgttttagggGTCGAGGGGTCATtggcagtgttgttttaggggtcacgagtcactggcagtgttgttttagggGTCGAGGGGTCATTGTCAGTGTTGTTTTTGGGGTCACGAGTTActggcagtgttgttttagggGTCGAGGGGTCATTGTCAGTGTTGTTTtaggggtcacgagtcactggcagtgttgttttagggGTCGAGGGGTCATtggcagtgttgttttaggggtcacgagtcactggcagtgttgttttagggGTCGAGGGGTCATtggcagtgttgttttaggggtcacgagtcactggcagtgttgttttagggGTCGAGGGGTCATTGTCAGTGTTGTTTTTGGGGTCACGAGTTActggcagtgttgttttagggGTCGAAGGGTCACTGGCAGTTTTGTTTTAGGGGTCGCGGGTCACTGGCAGTGTTGTATTAGGGGTCGCAGGTCACTGGCAGTGTTGTTTTTGGGGCTCAAGTCActggcagtgttgttttagggGTCGAGTGGTCActggcagtgttgttttagggGTCGAGGGGTCACTGGCAGTGTTGTTTTAAGGGTCGCGGGTTACTGGCAGGGTTGTTTTAGGGGTCGCGGGTCActggcagtgttgttttaggggtcgcgggtcactggcagtgttgttttagggGTCGCGGGTTACTGGCAGGGTTGTTTTAGGGGTCGCGGGTCActggcagtgttgttttaggggtcgcgggtcactggcagtgttgttttagggGTCGAGGGGTCACTGGCAGTGTTGTATTAGGGGCCGCGGATCActggcagtgttgttttaggggtcgtgggtcactggcagtgttgttttaggggtcgtgggtcactggcagtgttgttttaggggtcgtgggtcactggcagtgttgttttagggGTTGCGGGTCActggcagtgttgttttaggggtcgcgggtcactggcagtgttgttttagggGTTGCGGGTCActggcagtgttgttttagggGTTGCGGGTCActggcagtgttgttttaggggtcgcgggtcactggcagtgttgttttaggggtcgtgggtcactggcagtgttgttttagggGTTGCGGGTCActggcagtgttgttttaggggtcgcgggtcactggcagtgttgttttaggAGTCTCTTGTCActggcagtgttgttttagggGTCGAATGGTCActggcagtgttgttttaggggtctcgagtcactggcagtgttgttttaggggtctcgagtcactggcagtgttgttttagggGTCTCGAGTCACTGGCAGTGTTGTTTTTTGGGTAGtgggctaaaaagtttgggaatcCCTGTTGTAGACTGATAAGAGACGGTGGAGGAGCACAACTGCAAGAACACAGATGACCAGCAGAGGGCAGCagcagaccacacacacacacacacacacacacacacaataactcactaatgtgtgcacacacactcatgatcACTTgcgcacatccacacacacacacacacacacacacacacacacacacacgctaactATTGTATGTATACTCACTCCTCTCCTCAGTAGCCAAAtactgctgcacacacacacacacacacaaacacacactgaaacatCTTGCTTTGTTTTTCTAGTTTTGCATGATGTTATTGTCTTGAATTAGCTGGGGTAAAGCTGTAAACCACTCATTAAAATGCTTTAGAATGAGgactacactatatatatatatatatatatatatatataaataaattaacttaaattaaatatacactataaattaaataatattacatattggtggctcagtggtgtcgcactgctgcctcacagcactcaggtctccggctgggtcagtgtgtgtttctgtgtggagtttgcatgttctccccgtgttggtgtgggtttcctccgggtgctccggtttcccccacagtccaaacacatgcgctataggggaactgatcaactaaactggccgtagtgtatgagtgtgtgtgtgtgaatgagtgtatgggtgtttcccagtactgggatgtggTTAaatgggcatctgctgtgtagaacatatgctggaatagttggcggttcattccgctgtggtgacccctgattaataatggagTAAGTGGGTTTGGGGGGTTTTTGACGTGAATAAAAGATGAAGCAGTGAATCTGCTGTATTGATCATTACTGTGCTTCATGATGTGATGTGGGTGTGTaaatgcagagctgcagtctgagGTGTGTGGAGCTGTGTGTTATCTGTGTGTCGGAGTATTACTGCGCTTCAGACGGCCCTGCTGTGGGTTATTATGGGCTGGAGTTCAGGACGTGGAGTTTAGGAGGAGCTGGGAGTGTGTTTCTCTCTGCTGTAATgattcatcagtgtgtgtgtgtgtgtgtgtgtgtgtgtgtgtgaggatgatGAGTGTTCATGCGCTCCACTGAGTGTTTTGTAAATGTCAGTGATCAgggattgtgtgtgcgtgtgtgtgtccagtGGCCAGATTAACCCGTGTCCATCCAAaggctcattctgctgtgtgcgtgcgtgcgtgcgtgcgtgtgtgtgtgtgtgtgtgtgtgtttatgcaagaGTGAGTGCCCTTATGTGCGTGAgttggtgtttgtgtgtctgcgagtgacttgatgtgtgtgtgtgtgtgtgtgtgtgtgtgtgtgtgtgtgtgtgtgtgtgtgtgtgtgtgtgtgtgtgtgtgtgtgtgtgagtctgctgACACTAGTGAGTTGAAGTACAAGTGTGTCTGTCTGTTAATGTGAgttggtgtgcgtgtgtgtgtgtgctgaatctGTAGACCGTGACTCATGTAGCAGCGTTTAGTAGGCAGGAAGTGAGCTGGTGACCACAGGAAGTGAATCAGTGCTAAGAGGCGGGGCTCCAGCAGAGAAACGCTTCCTGATTGGTGGATCAGCTCAGAGAGATGATCTGACAGTGGAGGATAGCTCAGGTAAGACGTGTGTGGAAATAACATGATCGGTCAGAGGTGAAGCG
This Danio aesculapii chromosome 5, fDanAes4.1, whole genome shotgun sequence DNA region includes the following protein-coding sequences:
- the rnf170 gene encoding E3 ubiquitin-protein ligase RNF170 isoform X1 encodes the protein MSCPVCLQQAILPVETNCGHLFCGSCIIAYWRYGTWLGAISCPICRQMVTLLFPLFQDSEQSAAAAADAQVEPTLILTDISDYNRRFSGQPRSLLDRLRDVPTLLRHAFREMFSVGGLFWMFRVRILLCVCGALAYLASPLDFLPEGALGLLGFLDDFFVILLLFIYISIMYREVVTQRLAG
- the rnf170 gene encoding E3 ubiquitin-protein ligase RNF170 isoform X2; protein product: MSCPVCLQQAILPVETNCGHLFCGSCIIAYWRYGTWLGAISCPICRQMDSEQSAAAAADAQVEPTLILTDISDYNRRFSGQPRSLLDRLRDVPTLLRHAFREMFSVGGLFWMFRVRILLCVCGALAYLASPLDFLPEGALGLLGFLDDFFVILLLFIYISIMYREVVTQRLAG